Proteins encoded within one genomic window of Formosa agariphila KMM 3901:
- a CDS encoding P-loop NTPase family protein, whose translation MINLYKITEGDVEYTLGKMNGQMISYDFKKILEYLEAKGKLMFGEQFKIYKQDHDLILKLSCYFIKDESYCEARGIDLNKGILLSGPVGSGKTSLMKLIRNLSLNKRKIEVVPTRNIVFAYNHLGTKTIEDFGNRHCYCFDDLGIEPMGKYYGNTYNVMGEILLSRYELFLETNIKTHLTTNLNAVEIEERYGTRVRSRMRHLFNLITFDKDTTDKRI comes from the coding sequence ATGATCAACCTCTATAAAATTACCGAAGGAGACGTAGAATATACTTTGGGAAAAATGAACGGTCAAATGATCTCCTACGATTTTAAAAAAATCCTGGAGTATTTGGAGGCCAAAGGCAAACTGATGTTTGGAGAGCAGTTTAAAATATACAAACAAGATCACGATTTGATTCTCAAATTAAGCTGTTATTTTATCAAAGACGAATCCTATTGCGAAGCTCGTGGAATTGATTTAAACAAAGGTATTTTGCTTTCAGGACCAGTTGGAAGTGGAAAAACAAGCCTTATGAAATTAATCAGAAATTTATCCTTAAACAAAAGGAAGATTGAGGTGGTGCCGACTCGAAATATAGTCTTCGCCTACAATCATTTGGGAACAAAAACCATTGAAGATTTCGGGAATAGGCACTGCTACTGTTTCGATGATTTAGGTATTGAACCTATGGGGAAATATTATGGCAATACGTACAACGTTATGGGAGAAATCCTCTTATCTCGATATGAGTTGTTTCTTGAAACAAACATAAAAACCCACCTGACCACCAATCTTAACGCTGTGGAAATTGAAGAACGCTATGGAACACGAGTCCGTTCTAGAATGCGCCATTTATTTAATCTGATAACATTTGACAAAGACACTACAGACAAACGTATTTAA
- a CDS encoding Cthe_2314 family HEPN domain-containing protein, which produces MFYISYVEIYYYFFFSSLETLAHILNYFFDMGKNESQVKFWGKLFSEIESNPIKQQLISFNESIKETIEKRNSFTHRFPQNENDFRTTLTTTEGRNLLQCNMRKRIKNEEFLQNITESSKLLESLINNLKLEFDDIV; this is translated from the coding sequence ATGTTTTATATATCTTATGTAGAAATCTATTATTATTTTTTCTTTTCTTCACTTGAGACCCTTGCTCATATTTTAAATTATTTTTTTGACATGGGAAAAAATGAAAGCCAAGTAAAATTCTGGGGAAAACTGTTTTCTGAAATAGAATCAAACCCCATAAAACAGCAACTTATATCTTTTAATGAATCTATAAAAGAGACCATAGAAAAAAGAAATTCTTTTACGCATAGGTTTCCTCAAAACGAAAATGATTTTCGCACGACATTAACCACCACCGAAGGGAGAAACCTTTTACAATGCAATATGAGAAAGCGCATAAAAAATGAGGAATTTTTACAAAACATTACAGAATCATCAAAACTGTTAGAGTCGTTAATTAATAACTTAAAATTAGAATTTGACGACATAGTGTAA
- a CDS encoding RteC domain-containing protein, with protein sequence MNYQIELTKFQNELNVINNSTNEIINQANASILLSRNTLSNLKKIMFQIGFKTVDDEIHFFKVTKQVPLIQIVYYTEIRNFELNLPKGSEITQQAYIHKKLTEIDQFFVRNIHFNQYVICGHTHSDKLYFTRSAADKIPYSCSDLYFRDPEFSTAYDMLLAKHQAFLLVVDHLKYKLTGNKSKTPNIIPLKWTATKNALTELIYGLHQSGALNNGNSTLKDIVHSFQIMFSCDLGNIYQKYAEMKYKNNELPTFLSMMTKRFLNNISDPED encoded by the coding sequence ATGAACTATCAAATCGAATTAACAAAATTTCAGAATGAATTAAATGTAATAAACAACTCTACAAATGAAATTATCAATCAAGCAAACGCTTCCATATTACTAAGTAGAAATACGCTTTCAAACTTAAAAAAAATCATGTTTCAAATTGGATTCAAAACAGTTGATGATGAAATCCACTTTTTTAAAGTCACCAAACAAGTTCCCCTAATACAAATTGTTTATTATACTGAAATTCGAAATTTTGAATTAAACCTTCCAAAGGGAAGTGAAATAACTCAACAGGCTTATATCCATAAGAAATTAACCGAAATAGACCAATTCTTTGTTAGAAATATACACTTTAACCAATATGTTATTTGTGGCCATACCCACTCCGATAAATTATACTTCACAAGATCTGCTGCAGACAAAATACCGTATTCATGTTCCGATTTATATTTTAGAGATCCAGAATTTAGTACAGCATATGATATGCTACTTGCTAAACATCAAGCCTTCCTTTTGGTCGTAGACCACTTAAAATATAAACTAACTGGAAATAAGAGTAAAACACCAAATATAATTCCCCTTAAATGGACAGCTACCAAAAATGCTCTCACAGAACTTATTTATGGATTACACCAAAGTGGTGCATTAAATAATGGCAATTCAACATTAAAAGACATAGTGCATTCTTTTCAAATTATGTTTTCATGTGACTTAGGAAATATTTATCAGAAATATGCCGAAATGAAATATAAAAACAATGAGCTTCCCACTTTTTTAAGCATGATGACTAAAAGATTTTTAAATAATATTTCGGATCCTGAAGATTAA
- a CDS encoding aldo/keto reductase, whose translation MKYKSLGNTGLYVSELTLGTMTFDQEGGSYSAIMGATGQELATKMVNLALDAGINIFDTANIYGSGESETMLGKALGDKRKNAIIATKLYNTMTTGPNDLGTSRLAIMREVEASLKRLGTDYIDLYQVHNFDITTPLEETLRALDDLVRQGKVRYIGLSNFSAWQIAKADGLAKLMGTEKFCSVQAYYSLVGRELEREIIPASMDLGLGTLIVSPLAAGFLSGKYTRNGETTGRRAIFEYPPVEKEQGYNIVDTLKEIADRKNASVAQISLAWLLHKPGVTSVLIGARKEEQLIDNLGAADIVLSEEEMKQLDEVSAIKPEYPQYLPLMQRGQNLFGSFDQ comes from the coding sequence ATGAAATACAAAAGTTTAGGAAACACAGGATTATATGTTTCAGAGTTAACACTTGGAACAATGACCTTCGACCAAGAAGGCGGAAGTTATTCAGCCATAATGGGGGCAACCGGGCAAGAATTGGCAACTAAAATGGTTAATCTGGCATTGGACGCAGGGATTAATATTTTCGATACTGCCAATATATATGGTTCGGGAGAATCGGAAACTATGCTCGGTAAAGCTTTAGGAGACAAAAGGAAAAATGCAATAATTGCAACAAAGCTGTACAACACAATGACGACAGGTCCAAATGATTTGGGAACAAGCCGCTTGGCAATTATGCGTGAAGTGGAAGCCAGTTTAAAACGTTTAGGGACTGATTATATTGACCTATATCAGGTGCATAACTTCGACATAACAACACCACTGGAAGAAACATTAAGAGCTTTAGATGACTTGGTTCGACAGGGTAAAGTTAGGTACATTGGATTATCCAATTTTAGTGCATGGCAAATTGCTAAAGCCGATGGATTAGCGAAACTAATGGGTACTGAAAAGTTCTGCTCTGTTCAAGCATATTACTCTCTCGTTGGCCGCGAGCTGGAAAGAGAAATTATACCTGCGTCTATGGATTTGGGATTAGGAACGTTGATAGTAAGCCCATTGGCGGCTGGTTTTTTAAGTGGGAAATATACACGCAATGGTGAAACTACTGGACGAAGAGCAATTTTTGAATATCCACCGGTTGAAAAGGAACAGGGTTATAATATTGTTGATACACTGAAGGAAATTGCCGACAGAAAGAATGCTTCGGTTGCACAAATTTCTTTAGCCTGGTTGCTTCACAAACCAGGTGTTACAAGTGTATTAATTGGAGCCCGTAAAGAGGAGCAGTTAATTGATAACCTGGGTGCTGCTGATATTGTTTTAAGCGAAGAAGAAATGAAACAACTGGATGAAGTGAGTGCCATTAAACCAGAATATCCTCAATATTTACCTCTGATGCAGCGAGGACAAAACTTATTTGGAAGTTTTGACCAATAG
- a CDS encoding oxidoreductase, with the protein MKKIIIITGASSGIGKATALQLIKEGHTVYGVARRLEHMKELVAAGGKAIEIDVTDHNQVHSQIKKIIEAEGKIDVLVNNAGYAVYGPIEEVSYEQAKRQFDVNLFGLAEVTKAVLPIMRNQQSGSIINVSSIGGKVYGPLGAWYNASKFALEGWSDCLRLDVNQFGIKVIVIQPGVINTGFAKAMDHHLEDSNSPYKELKQIVAKMMQNTSKPGQYSEPSVIAKTISKAIKSKKPKTRYAAGKMARQTLLARKLLSDKAFDKMFLNMVKNYGK; encoded by the coding sequence ATGAAAAAAATAATCATTATAACAGGGGCAAGCAGCGGAATAGGTAAAGCAACAGCTCTGCAACTAATTAAAGAAGGACATACTGTTTATGGAGTTGCACGCAGATTGGAACATATGAAAGAACTTGTAGCGGCAGGTGGAAAAGCAATTGAAATAGATGTAACCGACCACAATCAAGTACATTCTCAAATAAAAAAAATAATTGAAGCAGAAGGAAAAATTGATGTATTGGTGAACAATGCGGGTTATGCAGTTTATGGCCCTATTGAAGAGGTTAGCTATGAACAAGCAAAGCGACAATTTGATGTAAACTTGTTCGGATTAGCAGAAGTAACAAAAGCCGTGCTACCAATAATGCGAAACCAACAAAGTGGTTCTATTATCAATGTATCTTCCATCGGTGGCAAAGTATACGGACCATTAGGTGCTTGGTATAACGCAAGCAAATTTGCACTGGAAGGATGGAGTGATTGTCTACGCTTAGATGTCAATCAATTTGGAATTAAAGTAATTGTTATTCAACCAGGTGTAATAAATACGGGATTTGCCAAAGCTATGGACCATCATTTAGAGGACAGCAACAGCCCCTACAAAGAACTCAAACAAATTGTTGCTAAAATGATGCAAAACACCAGTAAACCTGGTCAATATAGCGAACCTTCAGTGATTGCAAAAACTATATCTAAGGCAATAAAATCTAAGAAGCCTAAAACAAGATATGCAGCAGGTAAAATGGCAAGGCAGACTCTGTTAGCCAGAAAACTATTGAGTGATAAAGCTTTTGACAAGATGTTTTTAAATATGGTTAAGAATTATGGTAAATAA
- a CDS encoding helix-turn-helix domain-containing protein: MPTSIITTEDLSEFKIELLKDIKTLLNNKSEATLKKHLRSSEVMKLLQISSGTLQNLRINGTLPYSKVGGLIYYDAEKIQKMLDDNRIEDTFK; this comes from the coding sequence ATGCCAACAAGTATTATTACCACAGAAGATCTTTCTGAATTCAAAATTGAATTGCTGAAAGACATTAAAACTTTATTAAACAACAAATCTGAAGCCACTTTAAAAAAGCATTTACGTTCATCTGAAGTTATGAAACTACTACAGATTAGTTCTGGCACTTTACAAAATTTAAGAATAAATGGCACCCTTCCCTATTCAAAAGTTGGAGGACTTATTTATTATGATGCAGAAAAAATTCAAAAGATGCTAGACGATAATCGTATTGAAGATACATTTAAATAA
- a CDS encoding response regulator transcription factor, with translation MASILTAIIIFQLLRILYKPKKNWKVKLNYLSLTSIYLVLNLTNNLLPNKNVPLPVLIQLSIECALGLSVCLYTIWYLYTEFNISTKHKIFKIKNLIRTMALCYVLLFILPLYLTRSIQLAYTYFLIYPIILAIAFVISFVFTARKFISYSSDFKFRTYLALSAIVFLTFLPVLTWFHVFEPWIISMTSISFLLISVIELDSYLYRIRNEAVIKLVKQLHPEFTDRENEIALQIIKESNYKVIAKHMFIAESTVRKHASNIFSKSNCSNRSQFISKFKKTPL, from the coding sequence ATGGCTTCTATTCTAACCGCAATAATTATATTTCAATTATTAAGAATACTATATAAGCCTAAAAAAAATTGGAAAGTAAAGCTCAACTACCTGAGTTTAACTTCAATTTACCTCGTTCTCAATTTAACAAACAACCTACTTCCCAATAAAAATGTGCCATTGCCAGTTTTAATCCAACTAAGCATAGAATGTGCTTTAGGATTATCTGTATGTTTATACACTATTTGGTATTTATATACAGAGTTTAATATTTCAACTAAACACAAGATTTTTAAGATTAAAAATTTAATTAGAACAATGGCCTTATGCTATGTCTTACTGTTTATTTTACCACTTTATCTAACTAGATCTATCCAATTAGCATACACCTATTTTTTAATCTACCCTATTATTCTCGCCATCGCTTTTGTGATTAGCTTTGTATTTACCGCTAGAAAATTTATATCCTATTCTAGTGATTTTAAATTTAGGACTTACTTGGCTCTAAGTGCAATTGTTTTTTTAACGTTCTTGCCCGTGCTTACTTGGTTTCATGTTTTTGAACCTTGGATTATTTCAATGACTAGTATTTCATTTCTTTTAATATCTGTAATAGAATTGGATAGTTATCTATATAGAATTAGAAATGAAGCTGTTATAAAACTCGTAAAACAACTTCATCCCGAATTTACAGATAGGGAAAATGAAATTGCCCTTCAAATAATAAAAGAGTCAAATTACAAGGTCATTGCTAAACATATGTTTATCGCAGAAAGCACCGTTAGAAAACATGCTTCTAACATTTTTAGTAAATCTAATTGCTCTAATAGAAGTCAGTTTATAAGCAAATTTAAAAAAACACCCCTCTGA
- a CDS encoding ATP-binding protein yields MNLQQLTEKAELIITDLKDNGRFPKENNGIDYKLKLNIAKTKSPLENFLLNFAKDILSFANSDGGMLLLGIDEDSKTGIHTDTGLDKENLDLLKQIDLNDVTQKFEKIAKIGISVDLQIFQISTRKFYYLLIEKSSQILVPINDFSELKIKKGAIYYRASSKNEHANKSTTDFNRFLQIKANEKSKEFMEIWSKLLPEMVDINPREVLILNPAQNKVYGFNSKEKTLSGSDIEIDKTQNGVFNIILNAISAGEIGKITTTEGKPIYKIVGEIQNVREHIMLSNLHKEIQRLSKYKFSSGQLKQVMFNLDWVKNPKFNAVNPTNGNINNKFDKFIWIETTDKFSNRTKVYFSEEAVTELLKTVDDESKHKEIFGKLLSLKASA; encoded by the coding sequence ATGAACTTACAGCAATTAACAGAAAAAGCAGAATTAATAATTACGGATTTAAAAGACAATGGTCGATTTCCAAAAGAAAATAATGGAATTGATTACAAGCTTAAATTAAATATTGCCAAAACGAAAAGTCCGCTTGAAAATTTCCTTCTAAATTTTGCTAAAGACATACTTTCTTTCGCCAATTCAGATGGCGGAATGTTATTGTTAGGAATTGATGAAGATTCAAAAACTGGAATTCATACTGACACAGGTCTTGATAAAGAAAATCTTGATTTACTCAAACAGATTGACTTAAATGATGTAACTCAAAAATTTGAAAAAATTGCTAAAATTGGAATTTCAGTTGACTTACAAATATTTCAAATAAGCACAAGAAAATTTTATTATTTATTAATTGAAAAGAGTAGCCAAATATTAGTTCCAATCAACGATTTTTCTGAATTAAAAATAAAAAAAGGTGCAATTTACTATCGAGCTTCAAGTAAAAATGAACACGCTAACAAATCAACGACAGATTTTAATAGATTTTTACAAATTAAAGCTAATGAGAAAAGTAAGGAATTTATGGAAATTTGGTCGAAATTACTTCCTGAAATGGTTGACATAAACCCTAGAGAAGTTCTTATATTAAATCCTGCACAAAATAAAGTTTATGGTTTTAATAGTAAGGAAAAAACTTTATCTGGAAGTGACATAGAAATTGACAAAACACAAAATGGGGTTTTTAATATAATTTTAAACGCAATATCAGCAGGAGAAATTGGAAAAATAACTACAACAGAAGGAAAACCCATTTATAAAATTGTTGGAGAAATACAAAATGTTAGAGAACACATAATGCTAAGTAATCTTCATAAAGAAATTCAACGTCTTTCAAAATATAAATTCTCAAGTGGACAATTAAAGCAAGTTATGTTTAACTTAGATTGGGTTAAAAATCCTAAATTTAATGCTGTTAATCCAACTAATGGAAATATTAATAACAAATTTGACAAATTTATTTGGATAGAAACTACTGACAAATTTTCTAATCGTACTAAAGTCTATTTTTCAGAAGAAGCAGTTACTGAACTTTTAAAAACAGTAGATGATGAATCAAAACATAAAGAGATTTTCGGAAAATTATTATCGCTAAAAGCCAGTGCCTAA
- a CDS encoding IS110 family RNA-guided transposase, whose translation MNKDIKYFGIDISHLVFDVTDSDGNYYQFKNTISGFKKFTKLLDLDSHCVMEATGYYHYQLAYYLLELGIKVSVENPLAVKRFIQMKLSKIKTDKSDSKLICEYAKQVDLKPWEGQSKHQTECLQMTRLLSVYTKQSTMLKNKIHGEAVLGNPSKAVVSSIKRSLKHVLKEIKTLEDKLMVLVKEVHQDVLTRLKSIPGIGNKTALMLVVLTDGFERFTSGSELCSYAGLTPVVRKSGSSVNGRSRISKIGNQKLRNLLFMCSFNACKYNKACRDIYERIVAKGKSKKLALIAVCNKLLKQAFAIAKSGLIYDDSYRRTLVKS comes from the coding sequence ATGAATAAAGATATTAAATATTTTGGAATTGATATTAGCCATTTAGTTTTTGATGTGACAGATTCAGATGGCAATTACTACCAATTTAAAAACACAATTTCTGGCTTTAAAAAATTCACAAAACTCTTAGATTTGGATAGTCATTGTGTTATGGAAGCCACGGGATACTACCACTATCAATTGGCCTATTATTTACTAGAATTAGGGATAAAAGTATCAGTAGAAAACCCTTTAGCTGTTAAACGCTTTATCCAGATGAAGTTGTCTAAGATCAAGACCGATAAGAGTGATTCTAAACTTATTTGTGAATATGCAAAACAAGTAGATTTAAAGCCCTGGGAAGGTCAATCCAAACATCAAACAGAATGTCTTCAAATGACCAGACTCCTTTCTGTGTATACAAAACAGAGCACTATGCTGAAGAATAAAATACATGGTGAAGCCGTTTTAGGAAATCCTAGCAAAGCAGTTGTAAGTTCTATTAAACGAAGCTTAAAACACGTTTTAAAAGAAATCAAAACTTTAGAAGATAAACTGATGGTATTAGTTAAAGAAGTCCACCAGGATGTATTAACTCGCTTAAAAAGCATACCAGGAATTGGAAATAAAACGGCATTGATGCTTGTGGTTCTTACGGATGGTTTTGAGCGTTTTACAAGCGGTAGTGAACTCTGCAGTTATGCTGGATTAACTCCTGTAGTTAGAAAGAGTGGTAGCAGTGTAAATGGACGTAGTAGAATAAGTAAAATAGGAAATCAAAAGCTTCGTAATTTATTATTTATGTGCAGTTTTAATGCCTGTAAATACAACAAAGCATGCAGAGATATTTATGAACGAATTGTAGCAAAAGGGAAGAGTAAAAAACTAGCTTTAATAGCTGTGTGTAATAAGCTTCTAAAACAGGCTTTTGCTATCGCAAAATCTGGTTTAATATATGATGATTCTTATCGAAGAACTTTAGTGAAAAGTTAA
- a CDS encoding SOS response-associated peptidase, translated as MLYLFFSILDLIKDLFMCFHTATTSKTKRLDKHFGVKLSAEDVRSIFDTPQYHLNGFTHPNMLVIPQQKPEVLAPGVWGIVPYTKTPDQINPYYKEAVKYGGGLNARAEKLFNHFIYKNAIHEQRCIIPVTGFYEPHEFEKKKYPFFIQNGNREPLSLAGIYTIIGTYVTFSVITKVASPLFAKIHNVKKRQPLILDAEHVKAWLSSSVSDTQIKELVNFNYSEDKLHTYTVSKDVFSPKLESNVPSVLNEVQYDGVTI; from the coding sequence ATGCTTTATTTGTTTTTTAGTATATTGGATTTAATAAAAGATTTATTCATGTGTTTCCATACGGCAACCACCTCCAAAACTAAAAGACTAGACAAACATTTTGGTGTGAAATTAAGTGCTGAAGATGTTCGTTCTATTTTCGATACGCCTCAATATCATTTAAACGGATTCACGCATCCTAATATGTTAGTCATCCCACAGCAAAAGCCAGAGGTATTGGCACCTGGTGTTTGGGGTATTGTGCCCTATACTAAAACACCGGATCAAATAAACCCGTATTACAAAGAAGCTGTAAAATATGGTGGCGGACTCAACGCACGTGCTGAAAAACTGTTCAATCACTTCATTTATAAAAATGCCATTCACGAGCAACGCTGTATCATTCCGGTAACAGGTTTTTATGAGCCTCATGAGTTTGAGAAGAAGAAATATCCGTTTTTTATTCAAAATGGTAATAGAGAACCACTTTCCTTAGCAGGAATATATACTATTATTGGAACCTATGTAACGTTTTCAGTCATTACTAAAGTAGCTTCACCATTATTTGCTAAAATCCACAACGTTAAAAAGCGTCAGCCTTTAATTTTGGATGCAGAACATGTCAAAGCATGGCTATCTTCAAGCGTATCTGATACTCAAATTAAAGAGCTAGTGAATTTTAATTATTCTGAAGATAAACTACATACTTATACAGTTAGTAAGGATGTGTTTAGTCCTAAATTAGAAAGTAATGTTCCGTCTGTTTTGAATGAAGTGCAATATGATGGTGTGACTATTTAG